The following proteins are encoded in a genomic region of bacterium:
- a CDS encoding carboxymuconolactone decarboxylase family protein, which yields MPDPSLEQILALVRISSCVALRNEPGLRKEFQEALQGGLPITQIREAVLQTYLFAGYAATINAFILLNDLAPGNTEFLREESASYEHWQRRGEELCQKIYGSQYEKLVQNMKQLHPDLSDWMIQEGYGKVLSRPFLSPVVRELLIVAMTAVLQVERQFYSHVRGALNVGASPQQVSSVFEEVQPYIEEDTYRRFKVILTRVTNQ from the coding sequence GTGCCGGATCCTTCCCTGGAACAGATTCTCGCACTTGTTCGAATCAGCAGTTGTGTGGCCCTTCGCAACGAACCGGGATTGCGCAAAGAATTTCAGGAAGCCTTGCAAGGAGGCCTGCCCATCACGCAGATCCGGGAAGCCGTATTACAAACCTATTTGTTTGCCGGATATGCAGCCACAATTAACGCTTTTATACTTTTGAACGATCTGGCACCCGGCAATACTGAATTCTTACGCGAAGAATCCGCGTCATATGAACATTGGCAACGGCGCGGAGAGGAACTTTGCCAGAAAATCTATGGTTCACAATATGAAAAGTTAGTTCAGAATATGAAACAACTCCATCCGGATCTGTCCGACTGGATGATTCAGGAAGGATACGGCAAAGTCTTATCGCGGCCCTTCCTTTCGCCGGTTGTGCGTGAGCTATTGATCGTAGCGATGACCGCGGTCTTGCAGGTCGAACGCCAGTTTTACTCGCACGTGCGCGGAGCTTTGAACGTGGGTGCTTCACCGCAACAAGTCTCTTCGGTGTTTGAAGAAGTGCAGCCTTACATTGAAGAAGATACCTATCGGCGTTTTAAAGTCATTCTGACTCGGGTGACAAATCAATGA